Proteins from one Porites lutea chromosome 3, jaPorLute2.1, whole genome shotgun sequence genomic window:
- the LOC140931868 gene encoding uncharacterized protein: protein MKDAERMLSFLVAKFLREHGYEMEARYVQIVADWHEAADGRGISQLERCQKNYAMLNLILDEWMPWHRELYDFRSIDINRPVKEICGFSCETVVAVANNIESMEFQRCQNNEIGYEEHPRAGSTDDVEAIIAFLHRILGVVFTLKQFKSGWRNIVRKFTKRMSPDLPFYYWTLNERFRDEDQMTSFDQLPYWVEDNQDPTCHPLRLHHLPMNRIEDASIIFAGHSFLPARNQTSIRQQIHRPLAPTSRS from the exons ATGAAAGATGCCGAGAGGATGTTATCATTTTTGGTTGCAAAGTTTCTAAGGGAACATGGTTATGAGATGGAGGCCAGATATGTACAAATTGTAGCTGACTGGCATGAGGCCGCAGATGGGCGTGGCATCTCACAGCTTGAACGTTgccaaaaaaattatgcaaTGCTGAACTTGATTTTAGATGAGTGGATGCCTTGGCATAGGGAACTTTATGACTTCAGATCCATTGACATCAACAG gcCTGTAAAGGAAATATGTGGCTTTTCATGTGAAACGGTAGTGGCTGTGGCAAACAATATAGAAAGCATGGAATTTCAAAGATGTCAGAACAATGAGATTGGCTATGAGGAACATCCAAGGGCAGGCTCAACGGATGACGTAGAGGCCATCATTGCCTTTTTACACAGGATTCTTGGTGTTGTCTTCACTCTGAAGCAGTTTAAATCAGGATGGAGAAATATTGTAAG GAAGTTTACAAAGAGAATGTCGCCAGACCTTCCATTCTATTATTGGACCTTGAATGAAAGGTTCAGAGATGAGGATCAGATGACATCCTTTGACCAGCTTCCTTATTGGGTTGAAGACAACCAAGACCCGACTTGTCATCCACTGCGATTACATCACCTGCCCATGAATCGTATAGAGGATGCATCCATCATTTTTGCAGGTCATTCCTTTCTACCTGCACGAAATCAGACAAGTATCCGGCAACAAATACACCGGCCACTGGCCCCAACTTCCCGATCCTAG
- the LOC140929484 gene encoding LOW QUALITY PROTEIN: uncharacterized protein (The sequence of the model RefSeq protein was modified relative to this genomic sequence to represent the inferred CDS: deleted 1 base in 1 codon; substituted 1 base at 1 genomic stop codon) — MRVIXGMIIHEVISRPKIVLDQLGEGLAVLGFRAKMREYPEMFEELFVPSNKSRLTSTQLVDMLEFPAEICENDRIVANYLKQFLHNAEVEMMENFVFFATGSTSLPTFGLAKIKIKFDNTPSIFASTCLLSLTLPNHFESEEAFSLLLKAVIASSARKSFNCV; from the exons ATGAGGGTTATCTAAGGGATGATAATTCATGAA GTCATAAGCCGACCCAAAATCGTCTTGGATCAGCTGGGAGAGGGATTGGCTGTACTTGGCTTTCGTGCCAAGATGAGAGAGTACCCTGAGATGTTTGAGGAGCTTTTTGTGCCAAGCAATAAGAGTAGGTTAACTTCAACTCAGCTGGTTGATATGCTAGAGTTTCCAGCTGAGATATGTGAAAATGACAGAATTGTAGCGAATTACCTTAAACAGTTCCTGCATAATGCAGAAGTTGAAATGATggaaaattttgtcttttttgccaCTGGGTCCACTTCTCTGCCCACCTTTGGGCTTGCTAAAATCAAGATTAAATTTGACAACACTCCTTCCATTTTTGCTTCCACGTGTTTGCTTTCATTAACTCTTCCAAATCACTTTGAAAGCGAAGAAGCTTTCAGTTTATTGCTGAAAGCAGTCATTGCTAGTTCTGCAAGGAAATCGTTTAACTGTGTGTGA